Proteins encoded by one window of Dokdonella sp.:
- a CDS encoding YscO family type III secretion system apparatus protein, which produces MSASCPFDPLIVARRARRDAAMTVVVRCRAHVAAAEAARDAAAARLDAIVAERRSCRARLYAQIGSEGASLQPGRVADRVALLDMHIGEASAELAAAERALEAAQSELGEAVRAFLQAEKKLDALLSQRRSWLADERAREDLREEATAEDLSMFRMATGR; this is translated from the coding sequence GTGAGTGCGTCTTGTCCGTTCGACCCGTTGATCGTGGCGCGTCGCGCGCGCCGCGATGCCGCGATGACCGTCGTCGTCCGCTGCCGTGCGCATGTCGCCGCCGCCGAAGCCGCGCGCGATGCGGCGGCGGCGCGCCTGGACGCCATCGTCGCGGAACGCCGCAGCTGCCGTGCGCGCCTGTACGCACAGATCGGCAGCGAAGGCGCGTCGCTGCAACCGGGTCGCGTCGCCGATCGCGTCGCCCTGCTGGATATGCACATCGGTGAGGCGAGCGCAGAACTCGCCGCCGCGGAGCGCGCGCTCGAGGCGGCACAGAGCGAACTCGGCGAAGCAGTGCGCGCCTTCCTGCAGGCCGAGAAGAAGCTGGACGCGCTGCTCTCGCAGCGAAGAAGCTGGTTGGCCGATGAACGCGCGCGCGAGGATTTGCGTGAGGAAGCCACCGCCGAGGACTTGAGCATGTTCCGCATGGCGACCGGGAGGTGA
- a CDS encoding type III secretion HpaP family protein gives MRANANEARQEVRREHESALRRVREPASSEDIQQFRHLLEHPQGEVRQSGDDALTAQHPKAALDVRNDLVSAEMLALLHSHRLAFEPSPPVAPSLPPAAPGLTDLIERHVRRLLVSDSTAARGDARVMLRLSDSLLPGTDLTLTRSESGWVLRAEVNDAGSREALERCSDELVARFAKGGLGAIKLEMGGSG, from the coding sequence ATGCGTGCGAATGCGAACGAAGCGCGCCAGGAGGTTCGCCGTGAACACGAATCGGCGCTGCGCCGCGTGCGTGAACCGGCATCGAGCGAGGACATACAGCAGTTTCGTCATCTGCTTGAGCACCCGCAGGGCGAGGTTCGCCAGTCCGGCGATGATGCGCTGACCGCGCAGCATCCCAAAGCTGCGCTCGATGTGCGCAACGACTTGGTCTCGGCCGAGATGCTTGCCCTGTTGCACAGCCACCGTCTCGCGTTCGAGCCGTCGCCGCCGGTTGCACCCTCGTTGCCGCCGGCGGCACCGGGCCTCACCGACCTGATCGAGCGCCATGTGCGCCGCCTGCTGGTCAGCGACAGTACCGCGGCGCGAGGCGACGCGCGCGTCATGCTGCGCCTGTCCGACAGCCTGTTGCCCGGCACCGACCTCACCCTGACCCGCAGTGAGTCGGGTTGGGTATTGCGCGCTGAAGTCAATGACGCAGGTTCGCGTGAAGCGCTCGAACGCTGTTCGGACGAGCTGGTCGCGCGCTTCGCAAAGGGTGGTCTCGGAGCGATCAAGCTGGAGATGGGCGGGAGCGGATAG
- a CDS encoding DUF1521 domain-containing protein translates to MSIQGNPHMFSGNVLENIQFRGEVGRSLSGVDPSIGSVRVRAALDAVDMRNLSTQEKNTLLATLDVLGADGAISNADADAITAMIDRFESTGQLLDTLTGGNLGSLRSSGSFLPFTAASLVNYPGNPLFGSLLGSLVDSVVQGFKDALFLGAAQGMIDGCAKSTYGGDAVARALDAADLSKLNPNERAKLLSMIGFAAADGRISLLESRAIRDYLAQAQGCGCGGTPGEWTVERGENGRAHIDLGNYTIDLNERNSEFIVTNKETGERTRIWGDPHFEHNGSHVGDFYGTTTLNLADGTKITINTTPYERGGNGTTLSSTLTITQGNQAMRITGLDQNRLGDLQISQTRIGGGFVDAAVDDGVSIYENTEGGPWLRLNPGGWLQAIDGRFLSQIV, encoded by the coding sequence ATGAGCATCCAGGGCAACCCCCACATGTTTTCCGGCAATGTGCTCGAAAACATCCAGTTCCGCGGCGAAGTCGGGCGTTCGCTGTCCGGCGTCGATCCGAGCATCGGCAGCGTGCGCGTCCGTGCCGCGCTCGATGCGGTCGACATGCGCAACCTGTCGACGCAGGAGAAAAACACCCTGCTGGCGACGCTCGACGTGCTCGGTGCCGACGGAGCAATCAGCAATGCCGACGCCGATGCGATCACGGCGATGATCGATCGCTTCGAATCGACCGGGCAGCTGCTCGACACGCTGACCGGCGGCAATCTCGGTTCTTTGCGCAGCTCGGGTTCGTTCCTGCCGTTCACCGCCGCCAGCCTGGTCAACTACCCTGGCAACCCACTGTTCGGCAGCCTGCTCGGCTCGTTGGTCGACAGCGTCGTGCAAGGCTTCAAGGACGCGCTGTTCCTCGGCGCTGCGCAAGGCATGATCGACGGTTGCGCCAAATCGACCTACGGCGGCGACGCAGTCGCGCGCGCGCTCGACGCGGCCGACCTGTCCAAGCTCAACCCGAACGAGCGCGCCAAGCTGCTGTCGATGATCGGCTTCGCCGCTGCAGATGGCCGCATCAGCCTGCTCGAATCACGCGCGATCCGCGACTATCTCGCCCAAGCCCAGGGGTGCGGCTGTGGCGGCACACCGGGCGAGTGGACCGTCGAGCGTGGCGAGAACGGCCGTGCCCACATCGACCTCGGCAACTACACGATCGACCTCAACGAACGCAATTCCGAGTTCATCGTCACCAACAAGGAAACCGGTGAGCGCACGCGCATCTGGGGCGACCCTCACTTCGAGCACAATGGCTCGCACGTCGGTGACTTCTACGGCACGACCACGCTGAACCTCGCCGATGGCACCAAGATCACCATCAACACCACGCCGTACGAACGCGGCGGCAACGGCACCACTCTGTCGAGCACGCTGACCATCACCCAGGGCAACCAGGCGATGCGCATCACTGGCCTCGACCAGAACCGCCTCGGCGATCTCCAGATCAGCCAGACCCGCATCGGTGGCGGCTTCGTCGATGCGGCCGTCGACGACGGCGTGTCGATCTACGAGAACACCGAGGGCGGCCCCTGGCTGCGCCTCAATCCGGGCGGCTGGCTGCAGGCCATCGATGGACGCTTCCTGTCACAGATCGTCTGA
- a CDS encoding LysM peptidoglycan-binding domain-containing protein, with the protein MSQVQSVSNGTTALAASGPQFAGYTVERGDTLSSIAREHGVSLSDLIAANPQINNPNVIYPGQHVNIPAGSRGAEPAPTAPGGSAPGGSFDYSRITGVAGNPNVTPQFLREVEAMAARLGTKPEYILATMSFETGGTFSPSIKNPTSSATGLIQFLDSTARGLGTSTAELARMSPVEQLKYVEKYFAPFAGRLGTLEAVYTAVLSGSPKPDPNTTLFSAGSNAYNANRGLDLNGDGRITAGEATSKVRARISGSLDNTPAPAPQPGNGGGTGAPAPAAGDYTVHRGDTLSGIAQRHGVSLSSLIAANPQIANPNLIYPGQHIHLPGSASSAPASTHTVQRGDTLSGIAQQHGVSLSSLIAANPQITNPNLIHPGQQIHLPGSASSAPASTHTVQRGDTLSGIAQQHGVSLSSLIAANPQIANPNLIHPGQEVRIPGGVTSGGGRVDGPSPTSPTTPVSGNNPARIAERFLDRNASELKRSGDLPMNPNVPSNLCCANFVSAVLEKAGLISHGQRSDSVAQLNTNLRNAGWTPVSLANARPGDVVIIQGGGMSHTEIVASNDNGKVTFIGSNNRNADGTQRITYDNGRWFTSTSHYTILTPPR; encoded by the coding sequence ATGTCCCAGGTTCAGTCCGTATCGAATGGCACCACCGCGCTGGCGGCGTCAGGCCCGCAGTTTGCCGGCTATACGGTCGAGCGCGGCGACACGCTGTCGTCGATCGCACGTGAGCATGGCGTCTCGTTGTCCGACCTGATCGCGGCGAATCCACAGATCAACAACCCGAACGTCATCTACCCCGGCCAGCACGTCAACATCCCTGCGGGCTCGCGTGGCGCGGAGCCGGCGCCAACGGCGCCCGGGGGAAGCGCGCCGGGTGGTTCGTTCGACTACAGCCGCATCACCGGCGTGGCCGGCAATCCGAATGTGACGCCGCAGTTTCTTCGCGAGGTCGAGGCGATGGCCGCGCGCCTCGGCACGAAGCCGGAATACATCCTGGCGACCATGAGCTTCGAGACCGGCGGCACGTTCTCGCCGAGCATCAAGAACCCGACCAGCTCGGCGACCGGACTGATCCAGTTCCTCGACAGCACCGCACGGGGCCTCGGTACGTCGACTGCCGAACTTGCGCGCATGTCACCGGTCGAGCAGCTCAAGTACGTCGAGAAGTACTTCGCGCCGTTCGCCGGTCGGCTCGGCACGCTCGAAGCGGTGTACACCGCCGTGCTCTCCGGTAGCCCCAAGCCGGACCCGAACACCACGCTGTTCAGTGCCGGCTCGAACGCCTACAACGCCAACCGGGGTCTCGATCTAAACGGCGATGGCCGCATCACGGCTGGCGAAGCGACCAGCAAGGTGCGGGCGCGCATCAGCGGCAGCCTCGACAACACGCCGGCACCGGCGCCGCAGCCGGGCAACGGTGGTGGCACCGGAGCACCAGCGCCGGCGGCGGGTGACTACACCGTCCATCGCGGTGACACGCTGTCGGGCATCGCACAGCGGCATGGTGTTTCGCTGTCCTCGCTGATCGCCGCGAACCCGCAGATTGCCAATCCGAACCTGATCTACCCGGGCCAGCACATCCACCTGCCGGGAAGTGCCTCGTCGGCGCCGGCTTCGACGCACACCGTGCAGCGTGGCGACACGTTGTCCGGCATCGCGCAGCAACATGGTGTTTCGCTGTCCTCGCTGATCGCGGCGAACCCGCAGATCACCAATCCGAACCTGATCCATCCGGGCCAGCAAATCCACCTGCCGGGAAGTGCCTCGTCGGCGCCGGCTTCGACGCACACCGTACAGCGTGGCGACACGTTGTCCGGCATCGCGCAGCAACATGGTGTTTCGCTGTCCTCGCTGATCGCGGCGAACCCGCAGATTGCCAATCCGAACTTGATCCATCCGGGCCAGGAAGTACGCATTCCGGGCGGCGTCACGTCAGGTGGTGGACGTGTCGACGGACCTTCGCCGACTTCGCCGACCACACCGGTGTCGGGCAACAACCCGGCGCGCATCGCCGAGCGGTTTCTCGACCGCAATGCCTCGGAGCTCAAGCGCAGCGGCGACCTGCCGATGAACCCGAACGTGCCGAGCAATCTCTGTTGCGCGAACTTTGTCTCGGCCGTGCTCGAGAAAGCCGGGCTCATCAGCCACGGCCAGCGCAGCGACTCGGTCGCTCAGCTCAACACCAACCTGCGCAACGCCGGCTGGACACCGGTCAGCCTCGCCAACGCCAGACCGGGGGATGTCGTCATCATCCAGGGAGGTGGCATGTCGCACACCGAGATCGTCGCCAGCAACGATAACGGCAAGGTGACCTTCATCGGTTCGAACAATCGCAATGCCGACGGCACCCAGCGCATCACCTACGACAACGGCCGCTGGTTCACCAGCACCTCGCACTATACGATCCTGACGCCGCCACGCTGA
- a CDS encoding BrnA antitoxin family protein — protein sequence MKSASSRSEKRPNVKRASTSAKSKTDFARLRSTKGIPAPDHLEADVRHIVRGVVRRGLQLQPPKSAISLRVDQDVLEWFKTQGPGYQTRINAVLRAFRDASV from the coding sequence GTGAAATCCGCATCATCTCGTTCAGAAAAGCGACCCAACGTGAAGCGCGCATCTACTTCAGCCAAGTCCAAGACTGACTTCGCCCGCCTGCGATCTACCAAAGGCATACCGGCTCCCGACCATCTGGAGGCTGACGTCCGGCACATCGTCCGTGGCGTCGTTCGTCGAGGTCTCCAACTTCAGCCACCTAAGTCCGCGATCTCGCTGCGCGTAGATCAGGACGTACTGGAGTGGTTCAAGACCCAAGGCCCCGGCTACCAGACTCGTATCAACGCAGTGTTGCGTGCATTTCGCGATGCATCGGTCTAA
- a CDS encoding BrnT family toxin, translating into MYTTATKFTWSERKRSLNLKQHGLDFVDAPTVFAGLTFTFEDDRFSDQEQRFVTLGLLAGIPVSMAHTETAREIRIISFRKATQREARIYFSQVQD; encoded by the coding sequence ATATACACTACGGCCACGAAGTTCACCTGGTCAGAGCGTAAGCGCTCCCTCAACCTGAAGCAGCATGGGCTGGACTTCGTTGACGCACCTACCGTCTTTGCCGGGTTGACCTTCACCTTCGAGGACGACCGCTTTTCCGATCAGGAGCAGCGCTTTGTCACCCTCGGCCTGCTCGCTGGGATTCCCGTCTCAATGGCTCATACGGAGACTGCCCGTGAAATCCGCATCATCTCGTTCAGAAAAGCGACCCAACGTGAAGCGCGCATCTACTTCAGCCAAGTCCAAGACTGA
- a CDS encoding kelch motif-containing protein: protein MDMITAAFTGEFMRRQNTLCATLIAIGLTAIPLAHAGESWVPIDSMTVPRRFHTVTLLASGKVLVTGGENFEGGASALASTELYDPTSGSWTASGTMQGPHFYHTATLLPSGKVLVLGGFNGESGGIGGAELYDPATEIWTATTAPDTPRIYHSAVLLNSGKVLMLGGCNYNCNTVYSSAELYDPLTETWEPAGSMPTAHGFGHTATLLDSGQVLVVAGIGAGDAILGSVELYSPISGQWETLAPISPPRRSHTATLLSSGQVLVAGGWNFDSLRSSLLFNPVTFQWSPIADMTHARYDHTATLLANGRALIAGGLNSLEFPEASEFYLPATGGWEPGPSLHSARLSHVAVRLQAGGVLIAGGSGRDGVTASAEVYGMPVPDPLFRDGFETIGRDRPRLGRPHSRHAR, encoded by the coding sequence ATGGACATGATCACTGCGGCTTTCACGGGAGAATTCATGAGGCGGCAAAACACCCTCTGTGCGACTCTGATCGCCATCGGTCTGACGGCCATTCCTCTGGCGCATGCCGGCGAGAGCTGGGTCCCAATCGACTCTATGACGGTGCCGCGCCGATTCCACACCGTCACCCTACTCGCATCGGGAAAGGTGCTGGTGACGGGTGGGGAAAACTTTGAAGGCGGTGCGAGCGCACTGGCCAGTACGGAACTGTATGACCCCACCAGCGGTAGCTGGACCGCCAGCGGGACGATGCAGGGACCGCACTTTTACCACACGGCAACCCTGCTGCCATCCGGCAAGGTGCTGGTGCTTGGCGGCTTCAACGGCGAAAGTGGCGGCATCGGCGGCGCCGAACTGTATGACCCGGCAACGGAAATCTGGACTGCAACCACAGCGCCCGACACACCACGCATCTACCACTCCGCGGTATTGTTGAATTCCGGCAAGGTACTGATGCTTGGTGGCTGCAACTACAACTGCAACACGGTGTACTCCAGCGCCGAGCTGTATGACCCGCTGACCGAAACCTGGGAGCCGGCCGGATCCATGCCGACCGCACACGGTTTTGGTCATACCGCCACCCTGCTGGATTCCGGCCAGGTGCTGGTGGTCGCCGGCATAGGGGCTGGCGACGCTATTCTGGGCAGCGTTGAGCTTTACTCCCCCATATCCGGCCAATGGGAGACTCTCGCTCCCATCTCTCCGCCCAGGCGCAGCCATACCGCCACTTTGTTGTCTTCCGGTCAGGTGTTGGTGGCCGGCGGTTGGAATTTTGACTCCCTCCGCAGCAGCCTGCTGTTCAACCCCGTGACCTTCCAATGGTCGCCGATCGCCGATATGACACACGCTCGATACGACCATACCGCCACCTTGCTGGCAAATGGTCGGGCGCTGATCGCCGGTGGCTTAAATTCGCTTGAGTTCCCTGAAGCGTCTGAATTCTATCTGCCGGCGACGGGAGGCTGGGAGCCCGGGCCGTCACTCCACTCGGCACGCTTATCCCATGTAGCCGTCCGTCTGCAGGCCGGAGGCGTGCTGATTGCTGGCGGTTCGGGCCGCGACGGGGTGACGGCAAGTGCCGAGGTCTACGGCATGCCGGTCCCGGACCCGCTCTTTCGGGATGGTTTTGAAACGATCGGACGAGACCGGCCGAGACTAGGACGCCCACATTCTCGACACGCCCGCTGA
- a CDS encoding IS3 family transposase (programmed frameshift), which translates to MNTSKKFFPEVRERAVRMVLEHRGEYPSLWTAVESIAPKIGCVPQTLLTWVKQHEVDAGMRDGVTTADAKRMKELERENRELRRANEILKLASAFFGPGGARPPAEALRTFVATHRSTFGVEPICRALQIAPSGYRRHAARHREPERRPARAKRDEALIPEIHRVWRANLQVYGTNKVWRQLGREGITVARCTVERLMRQQGLRGVMRGKAVRTTISDRNVPCPQDKVNRQFRAERPNQLWVSDFTYVSTWQGWLYVAFVIDVFARRIVGWRVSDSMRTDFVLDALEQALYARQPERDGTLIHHSDRGSQYVSIRYSERLAEAGIEPSVGSRGDSYDNALAETINGLYKAELIHRRGPWKTKAAVELATLEWVSWFNTQRLLGSIGYIPPAEAEANYYRRLAEAKVAETV; encoded by the exons ATGAACACGTCGAAGAAGTTTTTCCCTGAGGTCCGCGAGCGTGCAGTCCGGATGGTGCTGGAACATCGCGGAGAGTACCCGTCGCTGTGGACGGCCGTGGAGTCGATCGCCCCCAAGATCGGCTGTGTGCCGCAGACGCTGCTGACGTGGGTGAAGCAGCACGAGGTCGATGCGGGGATGCGCGATGGCGTGACGACCGCGGACGCCAAGCGGATGAAGGAGCTGGAGCGCGAGAACAGGGAGCTGCGCCGGGCCAACGAGATCCTGAAGCTGGCGAGTGCTTTTTTCG GCCCAGGCGGAGCTCGACCGCCGGCTGAAGCCCTGAGGACGTTTGTCGCCACGCACCGGAGCACGTTCGGGGTCGAGCCGATCTGCAGGGCCTTGCAGATCGCCCCGTCCGGCTACCGGCGACACGCGGCCCGCCATCGCGAGCCTGAGCGACGCCCGGCGAGGGCGAAGCGCGACGAGGCCCTGATTCCCGAGATCCACCGGGTATGGCGGGCCAACCTGCAGGTCTATGGCACCAACAAAGTGTGGCGACAGCTCGGCCGTGAGGGCATCACGGTGGCTCGATGCACGGTCGAGCGACTGATGCGCCAGCAGGGCCTGCGCGGCGTGATGCGCGGAAAAGCGGTGCGAACGACGATCAGTGATCGCAACGTGCCGTGCCCACAGGACAAGGTGAACCGGCAGTTCCGCGCCGAACGGCCGAACCAGCTGTGGGTGTCGGACTTCACCTACGTTTCGACCTGGCAGGGCTGGCTGTACGTGGCCTTCGTCATCGACGTGTTCGCCCGCCGCATCGTGGGCTGGCGGGTCAGCGACTCGATGCGGACGGACTTCGTACTCGATGCGCTGGAGCAGGCGCTGTACGCACGCCAGCCGGAGCGTGACGGCACGCTGATCCATCACAGCGATCGGGGTTCGCAATACGTGTCGATTCGCTACAGCGAGCGGCTCGCCGAAGCGGGCATCGAGCCGTCCGTTGGCAGCCGAGGAGACAGCTATGACAACGCACTGGCCGAGACCATCAACGGGCTCTACAAGGCCGAACTGATCCACCGCCGTGGCCCCTGGAAGACGAAGGCGGCGGTGGAACTGGCGACGCTGGAATGGGTGTCGTGGTTCAACACCCAACGCCTCCTCGGATCGATCGGCTATATCCCGCCGGCCGAGGCTGAGGCAAACTACTACCGGCGACTCGCAGAAGCCAAGGTCGCTGAAACCGTGTGA
- a CDS encoding DUF2726 domain-containing protein — protein sequence MSWIWLFVLVLVVFVVLAALKGKTGGSGAIGFPYQLGKPLFSAAERSFLGVLDQAVGPEHRVFGKVRVADIAAVKSGLGNSARQGALNRIAAKHFDFVVCRSGDLSVICAVELNDKSHTSRKAQSRDELLANVCRAIGLPLLTVPAKAAYSLQDVRAQFLASVEPAPVGVRVGT from the coding sequence ATGTCATGGATTTGGTTATTCGTTCTCGTGTTGGTCGTCTTCGTCGTTCTGGCTGCGCTCAAAGGCAAGACTGGCGGCTCAGGCGCCATCGGATTTCCGTACCAACTCGGCAAACCGCTCTTCTCGGCCGCAGAGCGTTCGTTCCTCGGCGTCCTGGATCAGGCCGTTGGTCCAGAGCACCGGGTCTTTGGCAAGGTGCGAGTGGCGGATATCGCCGCGGTCAAATCGGGCTTGGGCAATTCTGCTCGCCAAGGCGCGCTCAATCGTATTGCCGCCAAACACTTTGACTTTGTCGTTTGCCGCTCCGGCGATCTGTCGGTCATTTGCGCCGTTGAGCTCAATGACAAGTCGCACACTAGCCGCAAAGCGCAGTCCCGCGACGAGCTGCTGGCCAATGTGTGCCGCGCCATCGGCCTGCCGCTTCTCACCGTTCCGGCCAAGGCTGCATACTCGCTGCAAGATGTAAGGGCTCAGTTTCTGGCGTCGGTGGAGCCCGCACCCGTTGGTGTCAGGGTTGGCACCTAA
- a CDS encoding DUF4262 domain-containing protein, with translation MNDYERSVLRNVEEFGWHCTSVFESEDNNNDEPPFSYSVGLYHSFQQPEFIVFGLDPGVAHSIISICANKFEAGEQLDLEQHSYDLINNFPCVFVRVPRDRYYDYVYSALWFYAEEDFPLYQIVWPNKDGLFPWHPGSPESFRQWQPVLRQACDT, from the coding sequence ATGAATGACTACGAGCGCAGCGTACTGCGCAACGTAGAAGAGTTCGGCTGGCACTGCACCAGTGTCTTTGAGTCAGAAGACAACAACAACGACGAACCACCATTTTCCTACAGCGTTGGTCTCTATCACTCATTCCAGCAGCCAGAATTCATTGTCTTTGGCCTGGACCCTGGCGTAGCTCATTCGATCATATCGATCTGTGCGAACAAGTTTGAGGCTGGCGAGCAACTTGACCTCGAACAGCATTCCTACGACCTAATCAACAATTTTCCATGCGTCTTTGTTCGCGTCCCCCGCGACCGGTACTACGACTATGTGTACTCAGCCCTGTGGTTCTACGCGGAGGAAGACTTTCCGCTCTACCAAATCGTTTGGCCGAATAAGGATGGGCTCTTCCCTTGGCATCCAGGTTCACCAGAAAGCTTTCGCCAATGGCAGCCAGTACTACGCCAGGCATGTGACACCTAA
- the bioD gene encoding dethiobiotin synthase, with product MPALPAETVNLYVTGTDTGIGKTRVACRLIAALRARGLVVAGMKPVASGCAITPDGLRNEDALALRMATGLDVDYATLNPYAFREPIAPHLAASDAGTPVETSRIATAHAQLAARADAVVVEGVGGWAAPLGAQLDQADLVRTLDLHVILVVGLRLGCISHARLTARAITADGCRLAGWIGNRIDPAMDRVDDNIDTLRACIDAPLLGIVGHGDDAETGTLADALLHSMLKAGACNADARRTPDP from the coding sequence ATGCCGGCACTGCCGGCCGAAACCGTGAACCTCTACGTCACCGGCACCGACACCGGCATCGGCAAGACCCGCGTCGCCTGCCGGCTGATCGCCGCGCTGCGCGCGCGCGGGCTGGTCGTGGCCGGCATGAAGCCGGTGGCGAGCGGCTGCGCGATCACGCCTGACGGCCTGCGCAACGAGGATGCGCTGGCCTTGCGCATGGCTACGGGCCTCGACGTCGACTACGCGACACTGAACCCGTACGCGTTCCGCGAACCGATCGCCCCGCACCTCGCCGCCAGCGACGCCGGCACGCCGGTCGAAACCTCTCGCATCGCCACCGCACATGCGCAGCTCGCCGCGCGCGCCGATGCCGTCGTCGTCGAAGGGGTCGGCGGCTGGGCGGCACCACTCGGCGCGCAACTCGATCAGGCCGACCTCGTGCGCACGCTCGACCTCCACGTCATCCTCGTCGTCGGCCTGCGCCTCGGCTGCATCAGCCACGCTCGCCTGACCGCACGCGCGATCACTGCCGACGGCTGCCGCCTCGCCGGCTGGATCGGCAACCGCATCGACCCGGCCATGGACCGCGTGGACGACAACATCGACACCCTGCGCGCATGCATAGACGCGCCCCTGCTCGGCATCGTCGGCCACGGTGACGATGCCGAAACCGGCACGCTCGCGGATGCGCTGCTGCATTCGATGCTGAAAGCGGGAGCCTGCAACGCCGACGCGCGAAGAACACCCGATCCATGA
- a CDS encoding GAF domain-containing protein: MSFDAAPVRATSKAGLYAELLAQAESVLAGEHDRIANAANFAALVWHALPEINWCGFYFFDGRELVVGPFQGKPACVRIALGKGVCGTAAATRTTQVVVDVDDFPGHIACDSASRSEIVVPLLADDGSLIGVWDVDSPEPARFDDADRAGMEALCMVFIRSLRGNAEPRRTSA; encoded by the coding sequence ATGAGTTTCGATGCCGCGCCGGTCCGTGCCACCAGCAAGGCCGGACTCTACGCCGAGCTGCTCGCCCAAGCCGAGAGCGTGCTCGCTGGCGAACATGATCGCATCGCCAACGCGGCCAACTTCGCCGCGCTGGTGTGGCATGCGCTGCCGGAGATCAACTGGTGCGGGTTTTATTTCTTCGATGGCCGTGAGCTCGTGGTCGGTCCGTTCCAGGGCAAGCCGGCCTGCGTACGCATTGCCCTCGGCAAGGGCGTATGCGGTACCGCAGCGGCGACGCGCACGACCCAGGTCGTCGTCGATGTCGATGACTTCCCTGGCCATATTGCCTGCGATTCAGCCTCTCGTTCGGAGATCGTGGTGCCGCTGCTGGCCGACGACGGCAGCCTGATCGGTGTGTGGGATGTCGACAGCCCCGAACCGGCACGGTTCGACGATGCGGACCGCGCCGGCATGGAAGCGCTGTGCATGGTTTTTATCCGTTCCCTGCGCGGGAACGCCGAACCCAGGAGAACGAGCGCATGA
- a CDS encoding TfoX/Sxy family protein — MSRGVVKIRNVGPKSAAWLRQVGVRTHEDLVRIGPVEAFLKIKRAGFRPSLNLLYSMAGALDDCHWTDLSEERRSALILELEAAESVNPIKSRWDKAADRSARNDGDAGVPAQEIDDGDGFGDGDSGVRELTGTASDFD, encoded by the coding sequence ATGAGCAGGGGTGTCGTGAAGATCCGCAATGTGGGTCCGAAGTCGGCCGCGTGGCTGCGCCAGGTCGGCGTGCGCACGCACGAGGATCTGGTGCGGATCGGCCCGGTTGAGGCCTTCCTCAAGATCAAGCGCGCCGGATTCCGGCCGAGCCTGAACCTGCTCTATTCGATGGCCGGTGCACTCGACGACTGCCACTGGACCGACCTGTCCGAGGAACGCCGCAGCGCCCTCATCCTCGAACTGGAAGCCGCCGAATCCGTCAATCCGATCAAGTCGCGCTGGGACAAGGCCGCCGATCGCAGCGCGCGCAACGACGGCGACGCAGGTGTTCCCGCGCAGGAGATCGACGACGGCGACGGTTTCGGCGACGGCGACAGCGGTGTGCGCGAGCTGACCGGCACCGCGAGCGATTTTGATTGA
- a CDS encoding TIGR00730 family Rossman fold protein translates to MRICVYCASSQECDPLYHAAAFRLGALLAEAGCTVVYGGGSAGSMGAVANGALSKGGEVIGILPKFMADLEWGHPGLTRLELVEDMRERKHRLLTGSDAVIALPGGCGTLEELFEAITLKRLGLYFNPIILLDTQGFYAPLQHFMDQVIAQRFMNEEHHAMWSLVAEPEDVLPAIRSTPRWREDAREIAVVRAGNGK, encoded by the coding sequence ATGCGCATCTGCGTCTACTGCGCCTCAAGCCAGGAATGCGATCCGCTCTACCACGCCGCCGCGTTCCGCCTCGGTGCGCTGCTCGCCGAAGCCGGTTGCACCGTGGTCTACGGCGGCGGTTCGGCCGGTTCGATGGGCGCGGTGGCAAACGGTGCGCTGTCGAAGGGCGGCGAGGTCATCGGCATCCTGCCGAAATTCATGGCCGACCTCGAATGGGGTCATCCGGGCCTGACCCGCCTCGAACTGGTCGAGGACATGCGCGAACGCAAGCACCGCCTGCTGACCGGCTCGGACGCGGTCATCGCCCTGCCCGGCGGCTGCGGCACGCTCGAGGAACTGTTCGAGGCCATCACGCTCAAGCGCCTCGGCCTGTACTTCAATCCGATCATCCTGCTCGACACACAGGGTTTCTATGCACCGCTGCAGCACTTCATGGATCAGGTCATCGCGCAGCGCTTCATGAACGAGGAACACCACGCCATGTGGAGCCTGGTCGCCGAACCCGAGGACGTGCTGCCGGCGATCCGCTCGACGCCGCGCTGGCGCGAGGATGCGCGGGAGATTGCGGTGGTGAGAGCCGGGAATGGGAAATAG